TTGTAAAGGAAGGCGGAATTATAATCAAGGAGAGAGTCCCTAAATCATACAGGCTCAAGGAGATTGACGAGAGCCTTAGAAAAGCGAGGACAAAAAGGGAAGTTAAGGTGATGAAGAAACTCTCAACTCTCGGGATTCCCACTGCAAGGATTATTTCAGAGGATTACAAGAACAACAGGTTCAGCATGGAATTCCTCAACGGAAAAAAGCTGAGAGACATCATTAACAAAGTTAATTATGAGGAATACTCGCGCCAAATTGGCGCTCTTGTTGCAAAACTCCATGAGAATAACATAATCCACGCAGACCTTACAACCTCAAACATGATTGTCGTTGAAGGAAAGATACACCTGATAGATTTCGGCCTGACATTTTTCTCAGAGCGGGTTGAGGACAAGGCAGTTGACATTCATCTTCTCAGGCAGGCGCTTGAGAGCAAGCATCAGGAAATCTGGGAAAGGGCTTTCTCAGCAGCAGTTGATGAATACAGGAAAAACTACAAGGATGCGCCCCCCGTGCTTGAGCGGCTTTCTGTTGTTGAGATGAGAGGGCGCTACAAGAAAAAGGGAAAAAAGAATAAGGAGAATAAGGCGCCTGAATTTGAAAACGGAGAATGCGATTAAAGGCGTTTCTAGGGCGCTTCCAAAAGTGATAATTCAGAATGCAGGCATA
The nucleotide sequence above comes from Candidatus Woesearchaeota archaeon. Encoded proteins:
- a CDS encoding KEOPS complex kinase/ATPase Bud32 yields the protein MKSGNLNFTMEREVIARGAEAEIVKEGGIIIKERVPKSYRLKEIDESLRKARTKREVKVMKKLSTLGIPTARIISEDYKNNRFSMEFLNGKKLRDIINKVNYEEYSRQIGALVAKLHENNIIHADLTTSNMIVVEGKIHLIDFGLTFFSERVEDKAVDIHLLRQALESKHQEIWERAFSAAVDEYRKNYKDAPPVLERLSVVEMRGRYKKKGKKNKENKAPEFENGECD